The following proteins are co-located in the Micromonospora coriariae genome:
- a CDS encoding sigma-70 family RNA polymerase sigma factor: MSDHDAQLLRALHDEHAEALYAHALRLVNGDRQRAEDLVQETLLRAWRHPESLDPRRGSVRAWLFTTARNLAIDAWRRRSTRVGEVFTDEIPEPPEVVDEAERAVEAWTVAEALNRLSATHREVLVECFYQGRSVAEAASRLGVPPGTVKSRTHYALRSLRLVLAEMGVTG, translated from the coding sequence ATCAGCGACCACGACGCCCAACTGCTGCGCGCGCTGCACGACGAGCACGCGGAAGCGCTGTACGCCCACGCCCTCCGACTGGTCAACGGGGACCGGCAGCGGGCTGAGGACCTGGTGCAGGAGACGCTGCTGCGGGCCTGGCGGCATCCGGAGTCGCTCGACCCGCGCCGCGGCTCGGTGCGGGCCTGGCTCTTCACCACCGCCCGCAACCTCGCCATCGACGCCTGGCGTCGGCGGTCCACCCGGGTCGGTGAGGTGTTCACCGACGAGATCCCGGAACCGCCGGAGGTGGTCGACGAGGCCGAGCGCGCGGTGGAGGCGTGGACCGTCGCCGAGGCGCTGAACCGGCTCAGCGCGACCCACCGCGAGGTGCTGGTCGAGTGCTTCTACCAGGGGCGGTCGGTGGCCGAGGCGGCGTCCCGGCTGGGGGTGCCACCGGGCACCGTGAAGTCCCGCACCCACTACGCGCTGCGGTCACTACGGTTGGTCCTGGCTGAGATGGGAGTGACGGGATGA
- the rarD gene encoding EamA family transporter RarD, protein MTPLRLGYLYGLGAYLLWGFFPLYLKLLRPAGPLEILAHRIVWSVVFVALLLGALRNVGFLRALLRRPWAVAGIVVAAALIAINWGTYIYGVNSDRVVETALGYFINPLVVVLLGVTVLRERLRPAQWVALGIGASAVAVLTVDYGRLPWLALTLAFSFAGYGLVKKRLGLPAAEGLFVESAVLALPALGYLAWLTRRAESTFGHVSAGHTALLVLAGAATAIPLLLFAGAANRLPLSSLGMIQYLAPILQLGCGVLIFHEPMPPARLAGFALVWLALVVFTADAVRQSRRTRARARAATPRTPVPAP, encoded by the coding sequence GTGACGCCACTCCGCCTGGGATACCTCTACGGCCTCGGCGCGTACCTGCTCTGGGGCTTCTTTCCGCTCTACCTCAAGCTGCTGCGACCGGCCGGTCCGCTGGAGATCCTCGCCCACCGGATCGTCTGGTCGGTGGTCTTCGTGGCCCTGCTGCTGGGCGCGCTGCGCAACGTCGGCTTCCTGCGGGCGTTGCTGCGCCGGCCCTGGGCAGTGGCCGGAATCGTCGTCGCCGCGGCCCTGATCGCGATCAACTGGGGCACCTACATCTACGGGGTCAACTCGGACCGGGTGGTGGAGACCGCGCTCGGCTACTTCATCAATCCACTGGTGGTGGTGCTGCTCGGGGTGACGGTGCTGCGGGAGCGGCTGCGCCCGGCGCAGTGGGTGGCGCTGGGAATCGGCGCGTCGGCGGTCGCGGTGCTCACCGTGGACTACGGCCGGCTGCCCTGGCTGGCCCTGACCCTGGCGTTCAGCTTCGCCGGCTACGGCCTGGTCAAGAAGCGGCTCGGGCTGCCCGCCGCGGAGGGGCTCTTCGTCGAGTCGGCAGTGCTGGCGCTGCCCGCGCTGGGCTACCTGGCCTGGCTGACCCGGCGTGCCGAGTCGACCTTCGGGCACGTCTCGGCCGGGCACACGGCGCTGCTGGTGCTGGCCGGCGCGGCTACCGCGATCCCGCTGCTGCTCTTCGCCGGAGCCGCCAACCGGCTGCCGCTGAGCAGCCTCGGGATGATCCAGTACCTGGCACCGATCCTGCAGCTCGGCTGCGGCGTGCTGATCTTCCACGAGCCCATGCCACCGGCCCGCCTCGCCGGCTTCGCGCTGGTCTGGCTCGCCCTCGTCGTCTTCACCGCCGACGCCGTCCGCCAGTCCCGCCGCACGCGCGCCCGCGCCCGCGCCGCCACCCCCCGCACCCCCGTCCCCGCACCCTGA
- the nuoN gene encoding NADH-quinone oxidoreductase subunit NuoN has product MTELKLPSLNYAALAPIMIMLGVALLGVLVEAFVPRRLRHVVQLTLALLAVLAALTMVVLNADDRIITAGQALAVDGPTLFLQGAILVLAAMALLLIGDRSVERGGAFVAQAAVTAESADDRRQAEGRNGLTEVYPLTTFAIGGMLIFVAANDLLTMFIALEVFSLPLYLLCALARRRRLLSQEAAMKYFLLGAYASAFFLFGVALIYGFTAGIPGRVAGVDFATINAAVTESPASPVLLFAGMALLAIGLLFKAGAAPFHVWTPDVYQGAPTPVTGFMAACTKVAAFGALLRVFHVAFAGAAWDFTPVLGAVAVLTMLVGAVLAVTQTDIKRLLAYSSIANAGYLLVGVLAPSREGLAGTMFYLVAYGFSVLAAFAVVTLVRDDDGEATHLSRWAGLGRRSPFFAGLFTFILLAFAGIPLTSGFMSKFAVFGAALDGGQAWLVIAGVLTSMVLAFPYLRVVVMMWLSEPGESTPTVTVPGGLTSAALMIGVLATLVLGIAPAPLLDLATGAADFVR; this is encoded by the coding sequence ATGACCGAGTTGAAACTGCCGTCGCTCAACTACGCGGCGCTCGCCCCGATCATGATCATGCTGGGCGTCGCTCTGCTCGGCGTGCTGGTCGAGGCCTTCGTTCCCCGGCGCCTGCGGCACGTCGTGCAGCTGACGCTGGCCCTGCTGGCCGTCCTCGCCGCGCTGACCATGGTGGTCCTCAACGCCGACGACCGGATCATCACCGCCGGTCAGGCCCTCGCGGTGGACGGGCCGACGCTCTTCCTCCAGGGCGCGATCCTGGTGCTGGCCGCGATGGCGCTGCTGCTGATCGGTGACCGCTCGGTGGAGCGCGGCGGGGCGTTCGTCGCCCAGGCTGCGGTGACCGCGGAGTCGGCCGACGACCGGCGGCAGGCCGAGGGGCGCAACGGCCTCACCGAGGTCTACCCGCTCACCACGTTCGCGATCGGCGGCATGCTGATCTTCGTGGCGGCGAACGACCTGCTGACCATGTTCATCGCGCTGGAGGTCTTCTCGCTCCCGCTGTACCTGCTCTGCGCGCTGGCTCGTCGCCGGCGGCTGCTGAGCCAGGAGGCGGCGATGAAGTACTTCCTGCTCGGCGCGTACGCCTCGGCGTTCTTCCTGTTCGGTGTGGCCCTGATCTACGGCTTCACCGCCGGCATCCCGGGCCGCGTGGCCGGGGTCGACTTCGCCACCATCAACGCGGCGGTGACCGAGTCGCCGGCCAGCCCGGTGCTGCTCTTCGCCGGCATGGCGCTGCTCGCCATCGGTCTGCTCTTCAAGGCCGGGGCGGCCCCGTTCCACGTGTGGACGCCGGACGTCTACCAGGGTGCGCCGACCCCGGTCACCGGGTTCATGGCCGCCTGCACCAAGGTCGCCGCGTTCGGCGCGCTGCTGCGCGTCTTCCACGTCGCGTTCGCCGGCGCCGCCTGGGACTTCACTCCGGTGCTCGGCGCGGTGGCGGTGCTGACCATGCTGGTCGGCGCGGTGCTCGCGGTCACCCAGACCGACATCAAGCGGCTGCTCGCGTACTCCTCGATCGCCAACGCCGGCTACCTGCTGGTCGGCGTGCTGGCGCCGAGTCGTGAAGGCCTCGCCGGCACGATGTTCTACCTGGTCGCGTACGGCTTCTCGGTGCTGGCCGCGTTCGCGGTGGTGACCCTGGTCCGGGACGACGACGGGGAGGCCACCCACCTGTCCCGCTGGGCCGGGCTGGGCCGGCGCTCGCCGTTCTTCGCCGGACTGTTCACGTTCATCCTGCTGGCCTTCGCCGGCATCCCGCTGACCAGCGGCTTCATGAGCAAGTTCGCGGTCTTCGGGGCGGCGCTGGACGGCGGTCAGGCGTGGCTGGTGATCGCCGGTGTGCTGACCAGCATGGTGCTGGCCTTCCCGTACCTGCGGGTCGTGGTGATGATGTGGCTGTCCGAGCCGGGCGAGTCCACGCCGACCGTCACCGTGCCCGGCGGCCTCACCTCCGCCGCGCTGATGATCGGCGTGCTGGCCACCCTGGTGCTGGGCATCGCCCCGGCGCCGCTGCTCGACCTGGCGACGGGAGCCGCCGACTTCGTCCGATGA
- a CDS encoding GNAT family N-acetyltransferase yields the protein MFSLTRSDGHLLSTDPARLDLDRVHRWLSTDAYWALGRDRETVVRAFAGSLPFGVYRPGDGRQVAVARAVTDGATFAWLCDVYVDRASRGHGLGGWLAGAVRDHLAELGVRRILLATNDAHEVYARVGFTPLDEPTRWMQLDRRPPVTPVTGKEQSAV from the coding sequence GTGTTCTCGCTGACCCGCTCCGACGGCCACCTCCTCAGCACCGATCCCGCCCGGCTGGATCTGGACCGGGTGCACCGGTGGCTGTCGACCGACGCGTACTGGGCACTGGGCCGGGACCGGGAGACGGTCGTCCGGGCGTTCGCCGGGTCGCTGCCGTTCGGCGTCTACCGGCCCGGGGACGGCCGCCAGGTCGCGGTGGCCCGGGCGGTCACCGACGGGGCCACCTTCGCCTGGCTCTGCGACGTGTACGTGGACCGCGCGTCCCGGGGTCACGGGTTGGGCGGCTGGTTGGCCGGCGCGGTCCGCGACCACCTGGCCGAGCTGGGCGTACGCCGGATCCTGCTGGCCACCAACGACGCGCACGAGGTGTACGCGCGGGTGGGCTTCACCCCCCTGGACGAGCCCACGCGATGGATGCAGCTCGACCGACGTCCACCGGTGACCCCGGTCACCGGAAAGGAACAAAGCGCGGTTTGA
- the eccE gene encoding type VII secretion protein EccE, with protein MAGRSTPHRPPPIARRASVGRRGGTGVYAGQLVTGQVAVALVLAALGRGLPVTVAALLAAVLLVASAWVRFRGRWLFEWLATAAGHLTRRRALAGPAGPRELLGLVAPGTVVRSTELPGGPAAVLEDTGGMVALLELGDSGDLLGDAPRVVPAPSALLPPTGPDVPPLRIQLLLAGTPAPVPAVGGTVGTSYRQLTDGRLAGRERAVLAVRVLRVDGWSEEDLRRVLAGTLRRIVRRIGPLTARPLGVPAALRVLGELAHHDGHPVRESWPVLRSGALVQATFRLIRWPSDGAGARRLVPRLLALPATATTVSLSAGPSPVSGVTGVPIELTVRLAAGTATELTEAAEALDRLVTGLGGELSRLDGAHLTGLAGTLPLALATPGAQSRSALDDWELTLGGAGLMVGTNRHGGAVTVRLFRPEGTRVLLVGGLRAAQLVALRAMALGALVVVQTGRPRAWEPFVRGVGAPGGTIPLIPPGRPVADGVGTALRPLLLVVDTGPVPADAEPGPPWRAILVVRDELTPADVDALTRADLAVLQPLDATEAALAGTALGLGGSAEWLTRIRDDMVAVVNRRALRWALLSPTPIEAQLIGRPARG; from the coding sequence ATCGCCGGGCGGAGCACGCCGCACCGCCCGCCACCGATCGCCCGCCGGGCCTCCGTGGGCCGGCGCGGGGGCACCGGGGTGTACGCCGGTCAGCTGGTCACCGGGCAGGTCGCCGTGGCGCTCGTCCTCGCCGCCCTGGGCCGGGGCCTTCCGGTCACGGTCGCGGCCCTGCTGGCAGCGGTGCTGCTGGTGGCGTCCGCCTGGGTCCGGTTCCGCGGTCGGTGGCTCTTCGAATGGCTGGCCACCGCCGCCGGGCACCTGACCCGCCGCCGCGCACTCGCCGGGCCGGCAGGCCCACGCGAGTTGCTCGGCCTGGTCGCCCCCGGCACCGTGGTGCGCTCGACGGAACTCCCCGGCGGGCCGGCCGCGGTGCTGGAGGACACCGGCGGCATGGTGGCGCTGCTGGAGCTCGGCGATTCCGGCGACCTGCTCGGCGACGCGCCCCGGGTCGTCCCCGCGCCGTCCGCGCTGCTTCCGCCGACCGGGCCGGACGTGCCGCCGCTGCGGATCCAGCTGCTGCTCGCGGGGACACCGGCCCCGGTGCCGGCCGTGGGCGGCACCGTCGGCACGTCGTACCGGCAGCTCACCGACGGGCGGCTCGCCGGACGGGAGCGGGCGGTGCTCGCGGTCCGGGTGCTGCGGGTGGACGGCTGGTCCGAGGAGGACCTGCGCCGGGTGCTCGCCGGCACGTTACGCCGGATCGTCCGCCGGATCGGGCCGTTGACCGCCCGGCCGCTCGGTGTGCCGGCGGCGCTGCGCGTCCTGGGCGAACTGGCCCACCACGACGGCCATCCGGTACGGGAGTCCTGGCCGGTGCTCCGGTCCGGCGCTCTCGTCCAGGCCACCTTCCGACTGATCCGCTGGCCGAGCGACGGTGCCGGCGCGCGCCGGCTGGTGCCACGGCTGCTCGCGCTGCCGGCGACCGCGACGACGGTGTCGCTCAGCGCGGGCCCGTCGCCGGTCAGCGGCGTGACGGGTGTGCCGATCGAGCTGACCGTACGACTGGCCGCCGGAACGGCGACGGAGCTGACCGAGGCCGCCGAGGCACTGGATCGGCTGGTGACCGGCCTGGGTGGGGAGCTGAGCCGACTGGACGGCGCGCACCTGACCGGGCTGGCCGGCACGCTACCGCTGGCGCTCGCGACGCCCGGTGCGCAGTCGCGGTCAGCGCTGGACGACTGGGAACTGACCCTCGGCGGAGCGGGGCTGATGGTCGGCACGAACCGGCACGGTGGGGCGGTGACCGTCCGGCTTTTCCGGCCGGAGGGCACGCGGGTGCTGCTGGTCGGCGGGTTGCGTGCCGCCCAGTTGGTGGCCCTGCGCGCGATGGCGCTGGGCGCCCTGGTGGTGGTCCAGACCGGACGCCCCCGCGCCTGGGAGCCGTTCGTCAGGGGTGTGGGCGCGCCGGGCGGGACGATCCCGCTGATTCCACCGGGTCGGCCGGTCGCCGACGGGGTGGGCACGGCGCTGCGGCCGTTGCTGCTGGTGGTCGACACCGGGCCGGTGCCGGCCGACGCCGAGCCGGGCCCGCCCTGGCGGGCCATCCTGGTGGTCCGGGACGAATTGACCCCGGCGGACGTGGATGCCCTGACCCGGGCCGACCTGGCGGTGCTGCAACCGTTGGACGCCACCGAGGCCGCGCTGGCCGGCACCGCGCTGGGGCTGGGCGGCTCGGCCGAGTGGTTGACGCGGATCCGGGACGACATGGTGGCCGTGGTGAACCGGCGTGCGCTGCGCTGGGCGCTGCTGTCCCCCACTCCGATCGAGGCGCAGCTCATCGGACGACCCGCGCGAGGCTGA
- a CDS encoding phage holin family protein — protein sequence MGFLKGLLIRLATTALAFWLATLLIPGITLESTSTVETVTTLLLVAAIFGVVNAVLQPIIKTVGCGFYLLTLGLIALVVNGLLFLLTSWIADQAGLPFSVDGFWPAAVLGALFVSIVTWVLGAILDRD from the coding sequence ATGGGTTTTCTGAAAGGGCTGCTGATTCGGCTGGCCACCACGGCGCTGGCCTTCTGGCTGGCCACACTCCTCATTCCGGGCATCACTCTGGAGTCGACCTCCACCGTCGAGACGGTCACCACGCTGCTCCTGGTGGCAGCGATCTTCGGTGTGGTCAACGCGGTGCTCCAGCCGATCATCAAGACCGTCGGCTGTGGCTTCTACCTCCTGACCCTGGGTCTCATCGCGCTGGTGGTGAACGGGCTGCTGTTCCTGCTCACCAGCTGGATCGCCGACCAGGCCGGGCTACCGTTCTCCGTCGACGGGTTCTGGCCCGCCGCCGTGTTGGGCGCGCTCTTCGTGAGCATCGTGACCTGGGTCCTCGGCGCGATCCTCGACCGGGACTGA
- a CDS encoding MFS transporter: protein MNDTTRTPAPDSARTSPIRAGAGAVLTTVACVLPVFLLGGLAVQMGADLGFSPAGLGLAVAVYFGVSALASVPSGRLVERYGPAMVARCGIVLAAGSMLAVAVFARSYPALVALLALSATANALGQLASNAVLAQHVPARRQGLSFGVKQSAIPVSTLLAGAAVPTIALTAGWRWAFVAAAGAALTTLPAVPRQMPDRARRADAKRAGRATVALVVIGVAATLAAAAANALGTFLVDSAAARGLSPGLAGLTLTLGSAVCVVARVGAGWLADRRTGGHVALIAAMLVVGAGGLGLLALTGAVPLVAGVVLGFGLGWAWPGLMNFAVVRLHPQAPAAATSITQTGVYAGGCLGPLSLGPLAAHLGYPAMWTTAAVSMLLAAALMLVGSRLLTRIAAGANRTGDQLVRSAM, encoded by the coding sequence ATGAACGACACCACCCGCACCCCCGCCCCCGACAGCGCCCGCACCAGCCCGATCCGGGCCGGCGCCGGCGCTGTGCTCACCACCGTGGCCTGCGTGCTGCCCGTCTTCCTGCTCGGCGGCCTCGCCGTGCAGATGGGCGCCGACCTCGGGTTCTCGCCGGCCGGTCTGGGCCTGGCAGTGGCCGTCTACTTCGGGGTCAGCGCGCTGGCCTCGGTGCCCTCCGGTCGTCTGGTCGAGCGGTACGGGCCGGCAATGGTGGCCCGCTGCGGCATCGTGCTGGCCGCCGGGTCGATGCTTGCCGTGGCGGTGTTCGCCCGGTCGTACCCGGCGCTGGTCGCGCTGCTGGCGCTCAGCGCCACCGCGAACGCCCTCGGCCAGTTGGCCAGCAACGCCGTTCTGGCGCAGCACGTCCCGGCCCGTCGGCAGGGGCTGTCGTTCGGCGTCAAGCAGTCGGCCATCCCGGTCTCCACCCTGCTGGCCGGGGCGGCGGTGCCCACCATCGCGCTCACCGCCGGCTGGCGCTGGGCGTTCGTGGCCGCCGCCGGTGCGGCGCTGACCACGCTGCCCGCCGTACCCCGGCAGATGCCCGACCGCGCCCGGCGGGCCGACGCCAAGCGTGCTGGCCGTGCCACGGTGGCGCTGGTGGTGATCGGTGTGGCGGCGACACTGGCCGCGGCCGCCGCCAACGCGCTTGGCACGTTCCTGGTGGACTCAGCGGCCGCCCGTGGGCTCTCACCGGGCCTCGCCGGTCTCACGCTGACCCTGGGCAGCGCGGTCTGCGTGGTGGCCCGTGTCGGTGCCGGCTGGCTGGCCGACCGCCGTACCGGCGGTCACGTCGCGCTCATCGCCGCGATGCTGGTGGTCGGTGCCGGCGGGTTGGGCCTGCTCGCGTTGACCGGCGCGGTGCCGCTGGTGGCCGGCGTGGTACTCGGCTTCGGCCTGGGCTGGGCCTGGCCCGGTCTGATGAACTTCGCGGTGGTCCGGCTCCACCCGCAGGCCCCGGCCGCCGCCACCTCGATCACCCAGACCGGGGTGTACGCGGGCGGCTGTCTCGGCCCACTGAGCCTCGGCCCGCTCGCCGCCCACCTCGGCTACCCGGCGATGTGGACCACCGCGGCGGTGTCCATGCTGCTCGCCGCCGCTCTGATGCTCGTCGGCAGTCGCCTGCTGACCCGCATCGCCGCCGGGGCGAACCGAACCGGAGATCAGCTGGTGCGGTCGGCGATGTAG
- a CDS encoding anti-sigma factor family protein has translation MTRCEFAHDDGAYVLGALAPAERAAYERHLAGCASCRDAVAEIAVLPGLLGRLDPAGLEQFLPPPTEPRVPALLEEARARRRRERWAIRRRYALTGLVAAAFALVVGVGTATVLRGTPGVPGSPGTPGPQVSMVAMRPVASAGPVHAEIGLTGTDWGTEVTMRCGYDPRTGYGKAYTFRLVARGPDGATEQIGSWLAAPGDALQFTGATRFTDAELVSVELQRADGTPVLSYAVP, from the coding sequence ATGACCCGGTGCGAGTTCGCGCACGACGATGGCGCGTACGTGCTGGGTGCCCTGGCCCCCGCCGAGCGGGCGGCCTACGAGCGGCACCTCGCCGGCTGCGCCTCCTGCCGGGACGCGGTCGCCGAGATCGCCGTCCTGCCCGGGCTGCTCGGTCGCCTCGACCCGGCGGGTCTGGAGCAGTTCCTGCCACCGCCGACCGAACCCCGGGTGCCCGCGCTGCTCGAGGAGGCCAGAGCCCGCCGGCGGCGCGAGCGGTGGGCCATCCGCCGGCGGTACGCGCTGACCGGGCTGGTCGCCGCCGCGTTCGCCCTGGTGGTCGGCGTGGGCACCGCAACTGTGCTGCGCGGCACCCCGGGCGTCCCGGGCTCCCCGGGCACTCCCGGGCCGCAGGTGTCGATGGTCGCCATGCGGCCGGTGGCCTCCGCCGGGCCGGTGCACGCCGAGATCGGGCTGACCGGCACCGACTGGGGCACCGAGGTGACCATGCGCTGCGGGTACGACCCCCGGACCGGCTACGGCAAGGCGTACACCTTCCGGTTGGTGGCGCGTGGACCCGACGGCGCGACCGAGCAGATCGGCTCCTGGCTGGCCGCGCCGGGCGACGCACTGCAGTTCACCGGCGCCACCCGGTTCACCGACGCGGAACTGGTCAGCGTCGAACTGCAACGCGCCGACGGCACCCCGGTCCTCTCGTACGCCGTCCCCTGA
- a CDS encoding polyprenyl synthetase family protein gives MVIPAGERSGATGSGGRRGRASTSQFGALGLHLADPRVEASVLRLLDAVEVELRASVASADPFVTEAARHLLEAGGKRFRPLLVALGAQFGDATSPRVVSAAVVMELTHLATLYHDDVMDEADVRRGAPSANSRWTNSVAILVGDYLFARAADIAAELGPEAVRLQARTFARLVHGQIAETVGPRAGDDPVAHYLSVIAEKTGSLIATSAQFGGMFGGASAEHIEALAGYGETIGVAFQLSDDLLDIASESVQSGKTPGTDLREGVPTLPVLYAQAADDFDASSVRLREILATGPLTDDALHAEALGLLRESPALKRARETVRSYAEDARERLAPLPASPSRRALESLCDYIADRTS, from the coding sequence GTGGTGATTCCGGCTGGCGAGCGTTCAGGTGCCACCGGCTCCGGCGGTCGCCGGGGTCGGGCGAGCACGAGTCAGTTCGGCGCGCTCGGCCTTCATCTCGCCGATCCCCGCGTCGAGGCGTCCGTGCTGAGGCTGCTGGACGCGGTCGAGGTCGAGCTGCGGGCCAGTGTGGCCAGCGCCGACCCGTTCGTCACCGAGGCCGCCCGGCATCTCCTCGAGGCCGGCGGGAAGCGGTTCCGGCCGTTGCTGGTGGCGCTGGGCGCCCAGTTCGGTGACGCCACCAGCCCGAGGGTGGTCTCCGCGGCGGTGGTGATGGAGCTCACCCACCTGGCCACGCTGTACCACGACGACGTGATGGACGAGGCGGACGTGCGCCGGGGCGCGCCGAGCGCGAACTCCCGCTGGACCAACTCGGTGGCCATCCTGGTCGGTGACTACCTCTTCGCCCGGGCCGCCGACATCGCGGCCGAGCTGGGTCCGGAGGCGGTCCGGTTGCAGGCGCGGACCTTTGCCCGCCTGGTGCACGGCCAGATCGCCGAGACCGTCGGGCCGCGCGCCGGCGACGACCCGGTCGCGCACTACCTGAGCGTGATCGCCGAGAAGACGGGCTCCCTGATCGCCACGTCGGCCCAGTTCGGCGGCATGTTCGGTGGCGCCTCCGCCGAGCACATCGAGGCGCTGGCCGGATACGGCGAGACGATCGGCGTCGCCTTCCAACTCTCCGACGACCTGCTGGACATCGCCTCCGAGTCGGTGCAGTCCGGCAAGACGCCCGGCACGGACCTGCGCGAGGGCGTCCCCACGCTGCCGGTGCTCTACGCCCAGGCGGCGGACGACTTCGACGCGTCCTCGGTGCGGCTGCGGGAGATCCTGGCCACCGGCCCGCTGACCGACGACGCGCTGCACGCCGAGGCGCTGGGGCTGCTCCGGGAGAGCCCGGCGCTCAAGCGTGCCCGGGAGACCGTGCGCAGCTACGCCGAGGACGCTCGCGAGCGCCTGGCTCCGCTTCCGGCCAGCCCGTCCCGCCGCGCCCTCGAATCGCTCTGCGACTACATCGCCGACCGCACCAGCTGA
- a CDS encoding IclR family transcriptional regulator, whose product MRDPLAEPSDLIRSVSRALRVLESVGRAPKGLTVKQIARRCELTVATTYHLVRTLAYEGYVIRREDGTYIVGLEVADRYRELVTAFRGPPAVGETLRRAAADTGYSHYLGRFVGGQVALTAVAEGPRSPYLEDLVPGFDEGAHATALGKSLLATLTAEQRFRYLREYGMRPFTTATLTSTETFEADLAAGDRRGMQLELGQFRQGVACAAVLVTPDKDMERRVVLACALPAGEMMTSARVVRAKLLTVARAVADGIAADH is encoded by the coding sequence GTGCGCGACCCCTTGGCAGAACCTTCGGACCTGATCCGCAGCGTGTCCCGAGCGCTGCGGGTGCTCGAGTCGGTCGGTCGCGCCCCGAAGGGCCTGACCGTCAAGCAGATCGCCCGGCGGTGCGAGCTGACCGTGGCCACCACGTACCACCTGGTCCGCACCCTGGCCTACGAGGGCTACGTGATCCGTCGGGAGGACGGCACGTACATCGTGGGGTTGGAGGTGGCCGACCGCTACCGGGAGCTGGTGACCGCGTTCCGGGGGCCGCCGGCGGTCGGTGAGACGCTCCGGCGGGCCGCCGCGGACACCGGCTACAGCCACTACCTCGGCCGCTTCGTCGGTGGCCAGGTCGCCCTCACTGCGGTCGCCGAGGGGCCCCGGTCGCCCTACCTGGAGGACCTCGTCCCCGGCTTCGACGAGGGGGCGCACGCCACCGCACTCGGCAAGTCCCTGCTCGCCACGCTCACCGCCGAACAACGCTTCCGCTACCTGCGGGAATACGGCATGCGCCCGTTCACCACAGCCACGTTGACCAGCACCGAGACGTTCGAGGCCGACCTGGCCGCCGGCGACCGGCGGGGGATGCAGTTGGAGCTGGGTCAGTTCCGCCAGGGGGTGGCCTGCGCGGCCGTGCTGGTCACGCCGGACAAGGACATGGAACGCCGGGTCGTGCTGGCCTGCGCGCTGCCCGCCGGCGAGATGATGACCTCCGCCCGGGTGGTCCGGGCCAAGCTGCTCACGGTGGCCCGCGCCGTCGCCGACGGCATCGCCGCCGACCACTGA